One segment of Toxotes jaculatrix isolate fToxJac2 chromosome 8, fToxJac2.pri, whole genome shotgun sequence DNA contains the following:
- the wu:fe05a04 gene encoding zinc finger protein 628 isoform X1, with amino-acid sequence MLTEAAVMSIEYTIDIQLTELGFPDVLQSQETSVRETPCRSTSSEDSFSPRFCSTSHSSTHKQRLLSADGEEAGAARQTPDIQQTTVFSATAPSETALCERLTPAQSLQDKQATKGTAPLEPTADDPAAGQETTDSSQLVIEEEENGQNGGFDRNTAQDCSTELQHDVEDDSDDSEVSNVYEEEELDDEEDYEEEEELNNESNHSGDYRCSVCDLQLPSKFKLQDHMNLHTGARPYCCAECGKRFCQIYNYRVHLRTHAQTKVDRLRCRICLMGFASQEDLKDHLSKTHFEDEFYECDLCKRVFTSLKACEYHVQSHKCMLDVVCEICGRNFSSPKSLARHRRRTCHRSFKCTDCTKTFTKKNALLKHSFSHLGLLPYTCIRCRCHFRLARLYRQHKCEPERIHCVACLREFLSQEDFQQHKKDTGCWGNQEPKGDEIRCLECGERFDTPEELKKHAGAHQRVLKCAECGKGFRSALLLMSHMGGHAGKSPCLCQSCGLGFPHQQNYDSHLKTCGQTPQPVSAPKKRQASKSHSSEAKKLNAKQDSSSPANTVTMPAVVSNTTAAPVKDSVNPRLVTGDASTGSGSSEGLWKLTLDKEPPPGVKLVVFLPVCPTQTNSLPLPSAVPQTLPVPAMQVQPQATGHLGVNAALGVLLNTPLDLVTGIKQDPDCEAPLDLSKKCNSSKSASSDIPLHSIKNEPEEFEISGEANGTEKEAIVKTNPEEADTYSEMKQLKIDPMDLSSRNTSSGPIMEIKKEPQSPGSDSDLWSSRSCQLRPEKEIKMEVDVPHPVCADKEK; translated from the exons atgttgACTGAGGCAGCAGTCATGTCCATTGAATACACCATTGATATCCAGCTAACAGAGCTGGGATTTCCGGACGTCCTGCAGTCACAGGAGACCTCGGTGAGAGAAACACCCTGTCGCTCCACATCATCTGAAGACTCGTTCTCACCCCGTTTCTGCTCCACCTCCcattcaagcacacacaaacaaagactaCTGTCAGCAGATGGCGAAGAAGCAGGTGCAGCAAGACAGACCCCAGACATTCAGCAAACCACGGTGTTTTCTGCCACAGCTCCGTCCGAGACAGCGCTCTGTGAAAGGCTAACTCCTGCACAGAGTCTGCAAGATAAACAAGCGACCAAAGGCACTGCACCTCTCGAACCCACAGCAGATGATCCCGCTGCTGGACAGGAGACTACAGACAGTTCCCAGCTAGTAATTGAAGAGGAAGAAAACGGACAGAATGGTGGCtttgacagaaacactgcacaagactgttccacagagctgcagcacgaTGTGGAGGATGACTCAGATGACAGTGAAGTTTCTAATGTGTATGAGGAAGAAGAACtcgatgatgaagaggattatgaggaagaagaagagctaAACAATG AGTCGAATCATTCAGGCGACTACCGCTGCAGCGTCTGTGATCTCCAGCTTCCCTCCAAATTCAAACTTCAGGACCATATGAACTTGCACACTGGAGCACGCCCATATTGCTGTGCTGAATGTGGGAAGCGCTTCTGCCAGATTTACAACTACCGTGTCCACCTGCGCACACACGCCCAGACCAAAGTGGATCGTCTCCGGTGCCGCATCTGTCTGATGGGCTTTGCGTCGCAGGAGGATCTGAAGGACCACCTGTCGAAAACTCACTTTGAGGATGAGTTTTACGAGTGTGACCTGTGCAAACGCGTGTTTACTTCCTTGAAGGCGTGTGAATATCACGTGCAGTCACATAAATGTATGCTGGatgttgtgtgtgaaatatgCGGCCGCAATTTCTCCTCTCCGAAATCCCTCGCACGTCACCGGAGGAGAACATGCCACCGCAGTTTTAAATGCACAGACTGCACAAAGACCTTTACCAAGAAGAACGCTCTCCTGAAACACAGCTTCTCCCATCTTGGTTTGTTGCCTTACACCTGTATACGATGCCGCTGCCACTTCCGCCTGGCAAGACTGTACCGCCAACACAAATGTGAACCTGAACGCATTCACTGTGTGGCATGTCTCAGAGAGTTTCTCAGTCAGGAGGACTTCCAGCAGCACAAAAAGGACACAGGCTGCTGGGGCAACCAGGAGCCTAAAGGGGACGAAATCAGATGCTTGGAATGCGGAGAGAGGTTTGACactccagaggagctgaagaaacATGCCGGGGCTCACCAGAGGGTGCTGAAATGTGCTGAATGCGGGAAGGGGTTCCGGTCGGCCTTGCTGTTAATGTCCCACATGGGTGGTCATGCCGGCAAGTCGCCCTGCCTTTGTCAGAGCTGCGGACTGGGCTTTCCCCACCAGCAGAACTATGACAGTCACCTCAAGACCTGTGGACAAACACCGCAGCCTGTG AGTGCTCCCAAGAAACGTCAGGCCTCAAAGAGCCATTCGTCTGAGGCAAAAAAGCTTAATGCAAAACAGGACTCATCAAGTCCAGCAAACACAGTCACTATGCCTGCTGTTGTTTCAAACACCACTGCTGCACCTGTCAAAGACTCTGTTAATCCCAGACTTGTGACAGGGGATGCATCCACTGGCTCTGGTTCATCAGAGGGGTTATGGAAGCTAACCCTTGACAAGGAGCCGCCTCCTGGTGTTAAACTTGTTGTGTTTCTTCCAGTCTGTCCAACTCAAACCAATAGCCTGCCCCTGCCATCTGCAGTCCCTCAGACACTGCCAGTTCCAGCTATGCAGGTCCAGCCTCAAGCCACGGGACACCTTGGAGTGAACGCTGCTCTTGGAGTGCTGCTAAACACCCCTCTGGATTTGGTAACGGGGATTAAACAGGATCCAGATTGTGAAGCACCTTTGGATTTGTCGAAAAAGTGTAACTCCTCTAAGTCTGCTTCGAGCGACATTCCTCTTCACTCCATTAAAAATGAGCCAGAAGAATTTGAAATCTCAGGAGAGGCTAACGGCACCGAAAAAGAAGCGATCGTCAAAACAAATCCAGAAGAGGCAGATACATATAGTGAAATGAAGCAGTTAAAAATAGATCCCATGGATCTCTCCTCTCGTAATACATCCTCTGGACCAATAATGGAAATTAAGAAAGAGCCTCAGTCTCCTGGCTCCGATTCTGATCTTTGGTCATCCAGATCCTGccagctgaggccagagaaagAAATTAAGATGGAGGTTGACGTTCCACACCCTGTCTGTGCTGACAAGGAGAAATGA
- the wu:fe05a04 gene encoding zinc finger protein 628 isoform X2, whose amino-acid sequence MSIEYTIDIQLTELGFPDVLQSQETSVRETPCRSTSSEDSFSPRFCSTSHSSTHKQRLLSADGEEAGAARQTPDIQQTTVFSATAPSETALCERLTPAQSLQDKQATKGTAPLEPTADDPAAGQETTDSSQLVIEEEENGQNGGFDRNTAQDCSTELQHDVEDDSDDSEVSNVYEEEELDDEEDYEEEEELNNESNHSGDYRCSVCDLQLPSKFKLQDHMNLHTGARPYCCAECGKRFCQIYNYRVHLRTHAQTKVDRLRCRICLMGFASQEDLKDHLSKTHFEDEFYECDLCKRVFTSLKACEYHVQSHKCMLDVVCEICGRNFSSPKSLARHRRRTCHRSFKCTDCTKTFTKKNALLKHSFSHLGLLPYTCIRCRCHFRLARLYRQHKCEPERIHCVACLREFLSQEDFQQHKKDTGCWGNQEPKGDEIRCLECGERFDTPEELKKHAGAHQRVLKCAECGKGFRSALLLMSHMGGHAGKSPCLCQSCGLGFPHQQNYDSHLKTCGQTPQPVSAPKKRQASKSHSSEAKKLNAKQDSSSPANTVTMPAVVSNTTAAPVKDSVNPRLVTGDASTGSGSSEGLWKLTLDKEPPPGVKLVVFLPVCPTQTNSLPLPSAVPQTLPVPAMQVQPQATGHLGVNAALGVLLNTPLDLVTGIKQDPDCEAPLDLSKKCNSSKSASSDIPLHSIKNEPEEFEISGEANGTEKEAIVKTNPEEADTYSEMKQLKIDPMDLSSRNTSSGPIMEIKKEPQSPGSDSDLWSSRSCQLRPEKEIKMEVDVPHPVCADKEK is encoded by the exons ATGTCCATTGAATACACCATTGATATCCAGCTAACAGAGCTGGGATTTCCGGACGTCCTGCAGTCACAGGAGACCTCGGTGAGAGAAACACCCTGTCGCTCCACATCATCTGAAGACTCGTTCTCACCCCGTTTCTGCTCCACCTCCcattcaagcacacacaaacaaagactaCTGTCAGCAGATGGCGAAGAAGCAGGTGCAGCAAGACAGACCCCAGACATTCAGCAAACCACGGTGTTTTCTGCCACAGCTCCGTCCGAGACAGCGCTCTGTGAAAGGCTAACTCCTGCACAGAGTCTGCAAGATAAACAAGCGACCAAAGGCACTGCACCTCTCGAACCCACAGCAGATGATCCCGCTGCTGGACAGGAGACTACAGACAGTTCCCAGCTAGTAATTGAAGAGGAAGAAAACGGACAGAATGGTGGCtttgacagaaacactgcacaagactgttccacagagctgcagcacgaTGTGGAGGATGACTCAGATGACAGTGAAGTTTCTAATGTGTATGAGGAAGAAGAACtcgatgatgaagaggattatgaggaagaagaagagctaAACAATG AGTCGAATCATTCAGGCGACTACCGCTGCAGCGTCTGTGATCTCCAGCTTCCCTCCAAATTCAAACTTCAGGACCATATGAACTTGCACACTGGAGCACGCCCATATTGCTGTGCTGAATGTGGGAAGCGCTTCTGCCAGATTTACAACTACCGTGTCCACCTGCGCACACACGCCCAGACCAAAGTGGATCGTCTCCGGTGCCGCATCTGTCTGATGGGCTTTGCGTCGCAGGAGGATCTGAAGGACCACCTGTCGAAAACTCACTTTGAGGATGAGTTTTACGAGTGTGACCTGTGCAAACGCGTGTTTACTTCCTTGAAGGCGTGTGAATATCACGTGCAGTCACATAAATGTATGCTGGatgttgtgtgtgaaatatgCGGCCGCAATTTCTCCTCTCCGAAATCCCTCGCACGTCACCGGAGGAGAACATGCCACCGCAGTTTTAAATGCACAGACTGCACAAAGACCTTTACCAAGAAGAACGCTCTCCTGAAACACAGCTTCTCCCATCTTGGTTTGTTGCCTTACACCTGTATACGATGCCGCTGCCACTTCCGCCTGGCAAGACTGTACCGCCAACACAAATGTGAACCTGAACGCATTCACTGTGTGGCATGTCTCAGAGAGTTTCTCAGTCAGGAGGACTTCCAGCAGCACAAAAAGGACACAGGCTGCTGGGGCAACCAGGAGCCTAAAGGGGACGAAATCAGATGCTTGGAATGCGGAGAGAGGTTTGACactccagaggagctgaagaaacATGCCGGGGCTCACCAGAGGGTGCTGAAATGTGCTGAATGCGGGAAGGGGTTCCGGTCGGCCTTGCTGTTAATGTCCCACATGGGTGGTCATGCCGGCAAGTCGCCCTGCCTTTGTCAGAGCTGCGGACTGGGCTTTCCCCACCAGCAGAACTATGACAGTCACCTCAAGACCTGTGGACAAACACCGCAGCCTGTG AGTGCTCCCAAGAAACGTCAGGCCTCAAAGAGCCATTCGTCTGAGGCAAAAAAGCTTAATGCAAAACAGGACTCATCAAGTCCAGCAAACACAGTCACTATGCCTGCTGTTGTTTCAAACACCACTGCTGCACCTGTCAAAGACTCTGTTAATCCCAGACTTGTGACAGGGGATGCATCCACTGGCTCTGGTTCATCAGAGGGGTTATGGAAGCTAACCCTTGACAAGGAGCCGCCTCCTGGTGTTAAACTTGTTGTGTTTCTTCCAGTCTGTCCAACTCAAACCAATAGCCTGCCCCTGCCATCTGCAGTCCCTCAGACACTGCCAGTTCCAGCTATGCAGGTCCAGCCTCAAGCCACGGGACACCTTGGAGTGAACGCTGCTCTTGGAGTGCTGCTAAACACCCCTCTGGATTTGGTAACGGGGATTAAACAGGATCCAGATTGTGAAGCACCTTTGGATTTGTCGAAAAAGTGTAACTCCTCTAAGTCTGCTTCGAGCGACATTCCTCTTCACTCCATTAAAAATGAGCCAGAAGAATTTGAAATCTCAGGAGAGGCTAACGGCACCGAAAAAGAAGCGATCGTCAAAACAAATCCAGAAGAGGCAGATACATATAGTGAAATGAAGCAGTTAAAAATAGATCCCATGGATCTCTCCTCTCGTAATACATCCTCTGGACCAATAATGGAAATTAAGAAAGAGCCTCAGTCTCCTGGCTCCGATTCTGATCTTTGGTCATCCAGATCCTGccagctgaggccagagaaagAAATTAAGATGGAGGTTGACGTTCCACACCCTGTCTGTGCTGACAAGGAGAAATGA
- the si:dkey-34d22.1 gene encoding discoidin, CUB and LCCL domain-containing protein 1 isoform X2, producing the protein MLAKCENIGDAVKSLITGFWITFSVCSVVVRGQEGNGCGHTLLGTESGTLASQNYPGTYPSNTWCKWRLRVPEGRTLRLLFGDFDVESSPGCSNGSLVITEKNGERSLGPVCGKLDASQKNVTLKSNEVTVTFKSGPHRSGRGFLLSYTTDQYPDLVSCLQRGSHFSSQHLSVYCPAGCKNVTGDVWGNSEQGYRDTSVLCKSAVHAGAVSDNMGGRVTVTRGRSLTLYESTFANGILSKMGSLSEKKLLFSKECNNILAVSGFNASSFWNKNSREHRMFWSSRNMDSSHEFLPWEADSNDSNPWVELELSDRSTITGIITTGSNEYYTESYILSFSKDRKNWKLYKGALSKEKKVFQAYTDGHLRVLNSLFPPVVARFVRLQPLNWHGRASAQVQVLGCPVAKVTPRSRSPSESLRTIVNVGTLLPSTSPTPTEGPVLVETRLSTSQPVIVAVGVVLGLIMCGSCLLAGVWWKRRKKDSQMKYSLPTSCQSFQAKSLPCPPSELISYPLERNVHDALPSPPLNDYAEPAVTAIGQKVGSTFRPSTDEGYTTPFILNHYDTPGNLPEYAEPLPPEPEYATPFSEQPSESSLPSLMGTLHSNAHEPPIPALAGGARKTSSHAQYDCPSHRMLSNGYCTPALHASGPRPVSVVYAEPKSCDSLLQKHTYEEPL; encoded by the exons GTAATGGCTGTGGACATACACTGCTGGGCACAGAGTCCGGCACCTTGGCCTCTCAGAACTATCCAGGCACCTACCCCAGTAACACTTGGTGTAAGTGGAGGCTTCGTGTGCCAGAAGGCCGCACGCTGCGACTGCTGTTTGGGGATTTTGACGTTGAGAGCAGTCCGGGCTGCAGCAATGGCTCTCTtgtgatcacagaaaaaaatggagagcGCAGTTTGG GTCCTGTGTGTGGGAAGCTTGATGCTTCACAGAAGAATGTGACACTTAAAAGCAATGAAGTGACAGTAACCTTCAAGTCAGGTCCACACCGCTCTGGACGAGGGTTTCTACTGTCCTATACCACAGACCAGTATCCAG ACCTCGTTTCTTGTTTACAACGAGGATCTCATTTCAGCTCGCAGCATTTGAG TGTGTACTGCCCTGCTGGATGTAAGAATGTCACAGGGGACGTGTGGGGGAACTCTGAACAGGGTTACAGAGAT ACCTCAGTGCTGTGCAAGTCTGCGGTCCATGCTGGAGCTGTGTCTGATAATATGGGAGGTCGTGTCACTGTGACCCGTGGGAGAAGTCTGACACTCTATGAATCCACCTTTGCTAATGGAATCCTTTCTAAaat GGGATCGTTATCTGAAAAGAAGCTGCTCTTCAGCAAAG AATGCAACAACATCCTGGCTGTTTCTGGTTTTAATGCCTCATCTTTCTGGAACAAAAACAGTCGAGAGCACAGAATGTTCTGGTCCTCCAGAAACATGGATTCTAGCCATGAGTTCCTACCCTGGGAGGCAGACAGTAATGATTCCAACCCGTgggtggagctggagctgagtgATAGAAGCACTATCACAG GAATAATAACAACGGGCTCAAATGAGTACTACACAGAATCCTACATTCTTAGTTTCAGCAAGGACAGAAAGAACTGGAAGCTTTACAAAGGTGCcctcagcaaagaaaaaaag GTGTTTCAGGCCTATACCGATGGCCACCTCAGGGTTCTCAACAGCTTATTTCCTCCTGTTGTGGCTCGGTTTGTTCGGCTACAGCCGCTGAACTGGCACGGCAGAGCTTCAGCTCAGGTCCAAGTCCTGGGTTGTCCTGTTGCGAAGGTCACGCCAAGGTCCCGCTCACCTAGCG AATCTCTGCGAACCATTGTTAATGTGGGTACACTGCTTCCAAGCACCTCTCCCACCCCCACAGAGGGCCCAGTGTTGGTGGAGACAAGACTGA GCACCAGTCAGCCAGTGATAGTGGCAGTGGGAGTGGTCCTGGGGTTGATAATGTGCGGCAGCTGTTTGTTGGCTGGAGTCTGGTGGAAGAGAAG aaaaaaagactcacAAATGAAGTACTCCTTACCCACAA GTTGTCAGAGTTTCCAGGCAAAGAGTCTCCCCTGCCCTCCATCAGAGCTTATCTCCTACCCTCTAGAGCGAAATGTCCACGACGCTCTGCCCAGCCCTCCTCTGAATG ACTATGCAGAGCCTGCTGTTACAGCTATTGGACAGAAGGTTGGGTCGACATTCAGACCCTCCACAGATGAGGGCTACACCACCCCCTTCATCCTGAACCATTATGACACCCCTGGCAACCTGCCAGAGTATGCTGAGCCACTTCCCCCAGAACCAGAGTATGCCACCCCATTCAGTGAGCAGCCCTCTGAGTCCAGCCTGCCCAGTTTGATGGGGACGCTTCACAGCAACGCACACGAACCTCCTATACCAGCACTTGCCGGTGGTGCCAGGAAGACATCCAGCCACGCTCAGTATGACTGCCCCTCACACAGAATGCTGTCCAACGGCTACTGCACTCCTGCTCTACATGCCAGTGGGCCACGACCAGTCAGTGTGGTTTACGCTGAgcccaagtcatgtgactcttTACTGCAGAAGCACACATACGAGGAGCCTTTGTGA
- the si:dkey-34d22.1 gene encoding discoidin, CUB and LCCL domain-containing protein 1 isoform X1 translates to MLAKCENIGDAVKSLITGFWITFSVCSVVVRGQEGNGCGHTLLGTESGTLASQNYPGTYPSNTWCKWRLRVPEGRTLRLLFGDFDVESSPGCSNGSLVITEKNGERSLGVQCGQQGPVCGKLDASQKNVTLKSNEVTVTFKSGPHRSGRGFLLSYTTDQYPDLVSCLQRGSHFSSQHLSVYCPAGCKNVTGDVWGNSEQGYRDTSVLCKSAVHAGAVSDNMGGRVTVTRGRSLTLYESTFANGILSKMGSLSEKKLLFSKECNNILAVSGFNASSFWNKNSREHRMFWSSRNMDSSHEFLPWEADSNDSNPWVELELSDRSTITGIITTGSNEYYTESYILSFSKDRKNWKLYKGALSKEKKVFQAYTDGHLRVLNSLFPPVVARFVRLQPLNWHGRASAQVQVLGCPVAKVTPRSRSPSESLRTIVNVGTLLPSTSPTPTEGPVLVETRLSTSQPVIVAVGVVLGLIMCGSCLLAGVWWKRRKKDSQMKYSLPTSCQSFQAKSLPCPPSELISYPLERNVHDALPSPPLNDYAEPAVTAIGQKVGSTFRPSTDEGYTTPFILNHYDTPGNLPEYAEPLPPEPEYATPFSEQPSESSLPSLMGTLHSNAHEPPIPALAGGARKTSSHAQYDCPSHRMLSNGYCTPALHASGPRPVSVVYAEPKSCDSLLQKHTYEEPL, encoded by the exons GTAATGGCTGTGGACATACACTGCTGGGCACAGAGTCCGGCACCTTGGCCTCTCAGAACTATCCAGGCACCTACCCCAGTAACACTTGGTGTAAGTGGAGGCTTCGTGTGCCAGAAGGCCGCACGCTGCGACTGCTGTTTGGGGATTTTGACGTTGAGAGCAGTCCGGGCTGCAGCAATGGCTCTCTtgtgatcacagaaaaaaatggagagcGCAGTTTGG GTGTTCAGTGTGGACAGCAag GTCCTGTGTGTGGGAAGCTTGATGCTTCACAGAAGAATGTGACACTTAAAAGCAATGAAGTGACAGTAACCTTCAAGTCAGGTCCACACCGCTCTGGACGAGGGTTTCTACTGTCCTATACCACAGACCAGTATCCAG ACCTCGTTTCTTGTTTACAACGAGGATCTCATTTCAGCTCGCAGCATTTGAG TGTGTACTGCCCTGCTGGATGTAAGAATGTCACAGGGGACGTGTGGGGGAACTCTGAACAGGGTTACAGAGAT ACCTCAGTGCTGTGCAAGTCTGCGGTCCATGCTGGAGCTGTGTCTGATAATATGGGAGGTCGTGTCACTGTGACCCGTGGGAGAAGTCTGACACTCTATGAATCCACCTTTGCTAATGGAATCCTTTCTAAaat GGGATCGTTATCTGAAAAGAAGCTGCTCTTCAGCAAAG AATGCAACAACATCCTGGCTGTTTCTGGTTTTAATGCCTCATCTTTCTGGAACAAAAACAGTCGAGAGCACAGAATGTTCTGGTCCTCCAGAAACATGGATTCTAGCCATGAGTTCCTACCCTGGGAGGCAGACAGTAATGATTCCAACCCGTgggtggagctggagctgagtgATAGAAGCACTATCACAG GAATAATAACAACGGGCTCAAATGAGTACTACACAGAATCCTACATTCTTAGTTTCAGCAAGGACAGAAAGAACTGGAAGCTTTACAAAGGTGCcctcagcaaagaaaaaaag GTGTTTCAGGCCTATACCGATGGCCACCTCAGGGTTCTCAACAGCTTATTTCCTCCTGTTGTGGCTCGGTTTGTTCGGCTACAGCCGCTGAACTGGCACGGCAGAGCTTCAGCTCAGGTCCAAGTCCTGGGTTGTCCTGTTGCGAAGGTCACGCCAAGGTCCCGCTCACCTAGCG AATCTCTGCGAACCATTGTTAATGTGGGTACACTGCTTCCAAGCACCTCTCCCACCCCCACAGAGGGCCCAGTGTTGGTGGAGACAAGACTGA GCACCAGTCAGCCAGTGATAGTGGCAGTGGGAGTGGTCCTGGGGTTGATAATGTGCGGCAGCTGTTTGTTGGCTGGAGTCTGGTGGAAGAGAAG aaaaaaagactcacAAATGAAGTACTCCTTACCCACAA GTTGTCAGAGTTTCCAGGCAAAGAGTCTCCCCTGCCCTCCATCAGAGCTTATCTCCTACCCTCTAGAGCGAAATGTCCACGACGCTCTGCCCAGCCCTCCTCTGAATG ACTATGCAGAGCCTGCTGTTACAGCTATTGGACAGAAGGTTGGGTCGACATTCAGACCCTCCACAGATGAGGGCTACACCACCCCCTTCATCCTGAACCATTATGACACCCCTGGCAACCTGCCAGAGTATGCTGAGCCACTTCCCCCAGAACCAGAGTATGCCACCCCATTCAGTGAGCAGCCCTCTGAGTCCAGCCTGCCCAGTTTGATGGGGACGCTTCACAGCAACGCACACGAACCTCCTATACCAGCACTTGCCGGTGGTGCCAGGAAGACATCCAGCCACGCTCAGTATGACTGCCCCTCACACAGAATGCTGTCCAACGGCTACTGCACTCCTGCTCTACATGCCAGTGGGCCACGACCAGTCAGTGTGGTTTACGCTGAgcccaagtcatgtgactcttTACTGCAGAAGCACACATACGAGGAGCCTTTGTGA